One genomic segment of Vagococcus intermedius includes these proteins:
- a CDS encoding YycH family regulatory protein, which translates to MKVSGKIIRIMLILMIFISLILSWKIWTNAGSTEHDQQRNPEKSLVTKQPKDVFLPVKLVYHSSDGGHYYTNKESLIQSMTKELVSRMKGKITISLGKKYLEPASKRGSFDMIMSSPISVTYFLKINGVEPDKELKSSVDFHRLVVSLDESKLHFLDSDDRQVYQLKLSGEMSELKDMIKAESSRLLPVMNPSSELPVFYEFKNEIKLKKYSYILATQSYTTFSQAFFDDRQEVISNEENDESKDVNLMTADGGTLTVLYDTGEVKYTGHFDEVMSRSYDTDTIFEDSFFYLKNIGTSMGTLRYFEGSDNNVTYRNYVEGYPIFSEYSKGRISVSKDNNNVKVLTNQETIQVPIPSHEEVVLKGTDDTIKELTTLGITKRDIQDLQIGYRWETNNETRQVVDLVPDWYIKLDGTWESLTEIGHSVDEKEGGK; encoded by the coding sequence ATGAAGGTATCAGGTAAAATAATTCGGATAATGCTAATTTTAATGATTTTTATTAGTTTGATTTTATCGTGGAAGATTTGGACAAATGCTGGAAGTACCGAACATGATCAGCAACGTAACCCAGAAAAATCTCTTGTTACTAAACAACCGAAAGATGTTTTCTTACCAGTTAAATTAGTCTACCATTCAAGCGATGGTGGCCATTACTATACGAATAAGGAAAGTTTAATTCAAAGTATGACAAAAGAATTGGTCAGCCGTATGAAAGGGAAGATCACGATTTCTTTAGGAAAAAAATACTTAGAACCAGCTAGTAAACGTGGGTCTTTCGATATGATTATGTCTAGCCCAATCTCAGTGACGTACTTCTTGAAAATTAATGGCGTTGAGCCCGATAAGGAACTAAAGAGTTCGGTTGATTTTCATCGCCTAGTTGTGTCATTAGATGAGAGTAAACTGCACTTTTTAGATAGCGATGATCGTCAAGTTTATCAATTAAAGCTGTCTGGTGAGATGAGCGAATTAAAAGATATGATTAAAGCTGAAAGTAGCCGTTTGTTACCAGTCATGAATCCGTCAAGTGAGCTACCAGTTTTTTATGAATTTAAAAATGAAATCAAACTGAAAAAATACAGCTATATTTTGGCAACACAGTCTTATACGACGTTTTCACAAGCTTTTTTTGATGATCGACAAGAAGTGATTTCAAATGAAGAAAACGATGAAAGTAAAGACGTCAATTTGATGACAGCGGATGGTGGGACGTTAACAGTTTTATATGATACTGGAGAAGTTAAATATACCGGGCATTTTGATGAAGTGATGAGTCGTTCTTATGATACCGATACGATTTTTGAAGATAGTTTTTTCTATTTGAAAAACATAGGGACTTCGATGGGAACACTTCGCTACTTTGAGGGCAGTGATAATAATGTGACCTATCGCAATTATGTTGAAGGCTATCCTATTTTTAGTGAATATAGCAAAGGACGGATCTCTGTTTCAAAAGATAATAACAATGTTAAAGTATTGACGAATCAAGAAACAATTCAGGTTCCGATTCCCTCACATGAGGAAGTTGTTCTAAAAGGGACAGATGATACCATTAAAGAATTAACCACATTAGGTATCACGAAACGTGATATCCAAGATCTCCAAATAGGTTATCGTTGGGAAACAAACAATGAGACGAGACAAGTAGTTGACTTAGTGCCGGATTGGTACATTAAATTAGATGGTACTTGGGAGAGTTTGACTGAGATTGGTCATAGTGTGGATGAGAAAGAAGGTGGCAAATAA
- a CDS encoding two-component system regulatory protein YycI — translation MDFKRIELIFLCAFLSLNLFLCYSYYQGKINQAQNTEVNSVATIETRLTSDKISFPKKLSEDVSEGYYLSAAATDFTEIEHDYTPKESQNKYTFGMAFSTPEKISNKLSDKEWLSFIKENPQIALGKDYKSVHKLTDNKEVRTFSQIYEELPFNDETSELVLEEVEESKGSLLVTGFMQSHLSEIEPLREKQELITEKEAIDTLYMGNKIPYEGSILQTQLAYTRIFTIRGKNVYVPAWFVLIKDNKKNVHMERVNAFANSIISPNVSEVKK, via the coding sequence ATGGATTTCAAACGAATTGAATTGATTTTTTTATGTGCCTTCTTGTCTTTAAATTTATTTCTTTGTTATTCGTACTATCAAGGGAAAATCAATCAAGCGCAAAATACGGAAGTTAATAGCGTGGCCACAATTGAAACCCGCCTAACATCCGATAAGATTAGCTTCCCTAAAAAGCTGTCAGAAGACGTATCTGAAGGCTATTATCTCAGTGCAGCTGCAACTGATTTCACCGAAATTGAGCATGACTACACACCAAAAGAAAGTCAAAATAAATATACTTTTGGGATGGCATTCAGTACACCAGAAAAAATATCTAATAAGTTGTCAGATAAAGAATGGTTAAGCTTTATTAAAGAAAACCCTCAGATTGCTTTAGGGAAAGATTATAAATCTGTACATAAATTAACCGATAATAAAGAGGTTCGTACTTTTAGTCAGATCTATGAAGAATTACCATTTAATGACGAAACGTCAGAATTAGTATTAGAAGAAGTGGAAGAATCAAAAGGGAGTCTATTAGTGACAGGTTTTATGCAATCTCATTTAAGTGAAATTGAACCATTACGTGAAAAACAAGAATTAATTACTGAAAAAGAAGCGATTGATACACTTTATATGGGAAATAAGATTCCTTATGAGGGGAGCATTCTTCAAACGCAATTAGCTTATACTAGAATTTTTACGATTCGTGGTAAAAATGTGTATGTGCCAGCATGGTTTGTGTTAATTAAAGATAACAAGAAAAATGTTCATATGGAGCGTGTTAATGCTTTTGCAAATTCAATTATTTCACCCAATGTCTCAGAAGTGAAAAAATAA
- a CDS encoding MBL fold metallo-hydrolase has protein sequence MKKEEAFKVSILASGSTGNALYIESDKKKFLVDAGLSGKKITSLLGDIKRSPADLDGILVTHEHKDHIHSVGILSRKYDLDIYANELTWQAMAKNIGTIKPEHQHIFEMGKTKTFGDMDVESFGVSHDAAAPQFYQFQRNNKSFVILTDTGYCSEQVRGVVRNADAYLMESNHDLSMLRMGKYPWSLKQRILGDKGHLSNEDGALVMGDVLGDKTKRIYLGHLSRENNMKELAHMTMENSLKEQGLGVNHDFKIYDTDPDQASELFSI, from the coding sequence TTGAAGAAAGAAGAAGCATTTAAAGTAAGTATCTTGGCAAGCGGTAGTACAGGTAATGCCTTATATATCGAGTCTGATAAGAAAAAATTTTTAGTAGATGCAGGGTTGAGTGGTAAAAAAATAACCAGTCTTTTAGGAGATATCAAACGGTCACCAGCAGATTTAGATGGTATTTTGGTAACTCATGAACATAAAGATCACATCCATAGTGTTGGTATTTTATCTCGTAAATACGATTTGGATATCTACGCTAATGAACTGACATGGCAAGCAATGGCTAAAAATATTGGGACAATCAAACCAGAGCATCAACATATCTTTGAGATGGGTAAGACTAAAACTTTTGGCGATATGGATGTTGAAAGTTTTGGTGTGTCTCATGATGCAGCGGCCCCGCAATTTTATCAATTTCAACGTAATAATAAATCTTTTGTTATTTTGACCGATACGGGTTACTGTAGCGAACAAGTCCGAGGGGTTGTTAGAAATGCTGATGCTTATTTGATGGAAAGTAACCATGATTTAAGTATGTTGCGAATGGGTAAATACCCGTGGAGTTTAAAACAACGGATATTAGGTGACAAGGGCCATCTATCCAATGAAGATGGGGCATTAGTTATGGGTGACGTTTTGGGAGATAAGACAAAACGTATCTACTTAGGGCACCTTAGTCGTGAGAATAATATGAAAGAACTTGCTCATATGACGATGGAAAATAGTTTGAAAGAACAAGGACTGGGTGTCAATCATGATTTTAAAA